The genomic segment CACATATTGACTATTGATAATAAAATATATTGCTGTGATTATCACCAATGAGAGTTATTGAAAGCATATATTGACTATTTATGGTATTACAGAACAGAAATTTCATTAGTTTGGGTTTTAACGCTTTCCCTCAGATAATTTTGCACAATTTAGTTGATATCTTGCAAAAAGCGACTTTAAAGCAGTCCCACAAAAGAGAATAGTTAACATATAAAGCGGAATCTTTAAATCATAATACTAAGATTTATTTACTGCTAAGTGACTAGGACTGATTTCTGGAGCGTTTGCAAGATATCAACTCTAAACTGCAACATTATATCAATTAAGTTACTCTTCTTTAATTTCTGTTTCAAAATATTCTTGAGCTTCACGTTCTGAATCAAAGGATATACAGTGATTACCACAGGCCCTTTGTCCTCCCTTAAAGCTTTCTACAATTATGTCTTTTCCTTCCAATGTATATCTCTTTCTAGTATGATTAGGCCCTTCAACTTCTTTTGTTTTACACATCTGGTCTCTCCCCTTTTCTATAATATTATCAACTTTACTTTCCAGCAGCATTATCTATATCTATCTGACTCCCTAAGTCGCTTTCTCTTCCTTTAATCCGCTTAAAATAATGTGGCGAATCTCCCCACGCACCATAAATTATCTCATCACCTACATTTTTAACTCGATTTGCTAAACAATCTTTACAATCAGAAGGTTTTTCATCTATACAGGGCTTATTTTCATATAACTGGTAATCCTCTCGATAATTCGGATGAGTAACAATGGGCATTAAAATATTAGCTCCAGCCTGCAGTGCCAATTCACGGCCAATAGGATTCAAAGCCTGCAGAGCAGTGGTAGCGGCAATATTGATATCAGGCATAGCCAGCCTCAAAATAGCTACCATCTTTAAGCTCCAAGTAAAGTTTCTGGTTCTTAATTCTGCTTGATCAGTTACCTCTTGGACTAATGGAGTATCTTCATGAATCACATACGGACCCATACCAATCATATCAATGCTTTCATCTTTAAAGAATAGAATATCATCAACTAAATCCTCCCTTGTCTGTCCCGGAAGTCCAATCATTACTCCAGTACCTACCTGATAGCCAATCTCTCTTAATTCAGCAATACATTCCTTTCTGCTCTGAAAGTCATGGTCATTAGGATGAATAGATTTATATAACTCTTCGTTAGAAGTTTCTATTCTTAATAAGTAACGGTGGGCACCTAGGTCAAACCACTTCTGATAAGTTTCTTTAGTCTGTTCCCCCAAGGAAAGAGTAATACCTAACTCTCCATTACTTAATTCCTTAATCTTTTTAACTAGCTTATTGACAAACTCGATATATTCCTCATCATTTCTTTCCCCGGACTGCAGAACTATAGAACCGTAGTTATTTTCATAAACCCAGTTTGCACTCTCTAAAATCTCTTCTTCATTCATTGTATATCTATTTACCTTATTATTATCATGCCTAATTCCACAATAATTACAGTTTTTGATACATCTATTGCTGAACTCAATAAGCCCCCTAAAGTATACCTTTTGTCCGACAGTCTCTGATTTTATTTCATAGGCTCGATTATATAACTTTTCTAATTTATCTTCATCCTTCAAACCCATTAAATAGATCAAATCATCTCTGTTTAAATTATTTTTATTTAAAACTTGTTCTAACCTCACCTTAACCCCTCCCCATACCTAAGATAATAAATTTCTTATTTAATAGATATTCCACTAATAACCCCATTATATATTATACATAATTTTCTTGCAACTTACAAAAAGCCCTGCAGTTAATATTAACTGCAGGGCTTAACTTAAACCTCAAATTCTTCCACTAATTTCTGTAACTCTTGAGCCATCTCTGATAAATCCTGAGCAGAATGGGTCAATTCCTCTGACATACCGACAACTTCACATGTTAAAAAGTGTAAATTATCAGTCCGATTATTTTTTAGCTTTATCTTTGACAATAATAATCAAGTAGTAGATAATTCATTAATCGGCGGAGTTACAATAGCTGTAACAGCCACAACCGATCCTTTCTTAGGTATGGTATCCGGACTTATTATTAAGTTATTAACAGCTACAATTGGATTCTAAAGGAGCTATGAAACAGCTTGTAAATACCTATTTAATGTCATTTAAAATTAGGTAAAGTTCTTCATTGCCCTCCAGGCTCAGCAAGTGTAGAGAGCAGAAATGTTCTTAGCATGATGAGCTACGTTATTTGGTTAAAGAGTGTAATGCTCGACAAGGCTATCACACCCTCGAATGTATCCCATCAGTTCTAGGCTCTGTGGCAGTTAGGAAGAACGCTTACCTAAGTCAACTGATAAGGTAGCCTAACACCGAAACTGCATAAGCCCCATTTGACATTGCCGAGAAGGGAAGTTCCCGTTAAGGAGGTCGCCAGAGATAGCAATTAACTATGCTTTTGTATTAGACAATGAAGGTAAAATGTTAGATCCGACTAAAACTAAGAAAGCATGGTATTTAATTCGACAAGGTAAAGCTGAATTAGTCGAAGAGTATCCACTTATTATTCAATTAAATAGGACAGTGCCTAGCAGTCAAATTAATGATGACGAGATAGTACTAGGTATTGATGATGGTGCTAAATATGTAGGTGTTGCTTTAGGACAAAAAGTAAAGAACCCACCCTTATTTATATGGGTGATGAATTTACTAACCTATTCTTTGATTTAATATTAAAGAATAGGTTATTTTTTACTTGTTTTTAAACCATGTGTAATCGATTTAACTTTTGATATGCTTGATATTAAAAGTAATATACGATATACTATATGTAAGAGGTGATAACAATTGAGCAACCAAAATAATTTAATTCATGCCAGAACATGTGTTTATAATGTTGGCTATCATATTGTATTTACAGTTAAATATCGTAAAAAAGATATTAACAGGTAAAGTAGCTACTAGATTAAAAGAAATATTACATCAAGTTGCCCAGGATAAAGAGTTCATTATTGAAACTATGGAGTTAATGCCTGATCATCTACATTTATTTGTAACTGCTCACCCTAAAATAGCACCTAGTTATATTGTTAAAAATGAGTAAAGGTATTAGCGGTAGATTATTATTAAAAAGAATTCCCCAAATTAAAAAAGCAGTTATATAAAGGACATTTATGGAATAAATCTTATTATCTAGAAACTGTAGGTAATATCTCTAAGGATACGGTTAAACAATATATTGAAAATCAAAAATCTAAATAATAATATTTATATAATATTGAAAGGAGGTGAACTAATTGAAGCTAGCTAAGTATTTTATTCATAAACCTAATCAAACCCAACAAATTGTATTAGGTTGTTTAGCTTATGCTAGTGCTAGGTTATATAATATCGGCAATTATCAACGTAAAAATTGGTCTAAAGATAGTGATAAAGAGTATCCTGATTGGTATAAACAAAAAAAGCAATTAAAAGAAAATTTTTGGTATAAAAATTTACCTTCTCAAACAGCACAGGAAACACTTAAAATTTTAGCTGATAACTGGGATAGTTTTTATCAAAGTATGGAGGATTATCAAGATAATTCTGATAAATATAACGGTGAGCCTAATCCACCTAATTATAAACCTAAAGACAGCAAATTTAACTTCCGTTATCTCAATAATGGTTTTAAAATTATTGATGGTAAGTTAAGATTATCTATTCCTAAACAGTTAAAAAGTATCTAAAAGAGGAATACTCTATTACCAACAAATTCTTATGGATAAGAGTGCCTAATGAGCTGTTATCCAGTAATAGAGATGTCCTTAACTCAACTACTAGAATTGAGTTTAAACCTTTAAGCGATGATACTTATAAGGTAATCTTAACTTATAAAGTAGATACTCCTACTATTAAAGAAGATAACGGTAATTATTTAAGTATTGATCTAGGCATTAATAATCTAATGACTTGTTACAGTAATCAAAATCAGGAAAGCTTTATTATTGACGGCGGACAATATTTAGCTATTAATCGTTACTTCGATAAAAAAATTAAACATTATCAATCAATTTTGAATGGTCAAGGTAAAAAGACTTCTAAACGTATCCAACAATTATATAAAAAACGACGCAAGCAGCTTTTTTCATTTAATCCATAGTGCAACTAAAAAAGTAGTTGACTATTGTATTAAACATAATATATCTAGAGTAATCGTTGGTGATATAAAAAATATTCGTGATGATGCTGACCTAGGTAAACAGAACAATCAAAAACTCCATAAACTACCTTTTGATATTATCTATCACCAACTAGAGTATAAACTTAATTTACAGGGGATTACTTTAATCAAGAAGAGTGAAAAATATACCAGCCAATGCAGCCCTTACAGTAAAAAAGTAACTAAAAAATATGGTGATAAGTCTAATCGTATTAAACGCGGCTTATATGTAGACAAAAATAATAATCAAGCCTTTAATGCCGATAGTGTAGGTTCATTTAATATCTTACGCAAATACTTACAGCAGCGACGTAAAGGAAAAGATATTACTTTGCAGGTTAAAGGTTTATCAAATCCAGTTAAATATAGCTGGAATGATCATCAATTTGCAGCTTAAAAGTAACTCCAAGTCCAGTATTAACTGGATAGGAGTAGTGGCGTTGGACACGTCGAATGGGTAACTTGCTTGATGTTACGGGTAACTCCCATAAAAGCAGGCGACCATGAAGCTCGGTATTTCAATGCCGAGTAGTTCACTGTATGATTTATAGTTATCATCTTTAGCTTTAGCCAAAAATTCATTATAGATAAACCTTGAACAACCAACGGTCTTATTTATTAATTCTTGTTGTTCTTGATTAGGATAAATTCTAAATTTGTATGCCTTATTAACAGGTTTGAAGGTCTTAATCATTAATTTCACCTCCTATATACTGATTATATAATAATATACTAGTCAAGTATTATAATTGATTTATATATTCAAATATGATATATTATTATTGGAGGTGTTAAAATGATTAAATCTAAACTATCTGTTCTCATGGGTATTAAAAAAGTAAATATACAAGACGTTCATGAAGGTACTGGAATTAATAGGAATACTATATCTAGACTTTACCACGATAAATTAAAAAGAGTTGATTTTGATACTTTAAACAGATTATGCAAATACTTTGACTGTCAAGTTGAAGATGTGTTAGAGTATTCAAAAGATTAATTTTAAATACAATATCGAATTATCTTTAAAATGTCGGTATTCATCCCGAGGGCAAGCCCGTCGGGTTTTCTACCGACTAAGTTCTATAACACCTATAGAACTAATCCTTCAATTCTTCTTTCGCTTAACTATTCTTCCTTTATCAAAGTCATACTCATATTCATCTAGGTTATTTAATATCTGCCCCTCAAACTCTCCCCGTTCGACCCGTACTTTCTTTAAACCTTCCTCCTGAGCAATCATACCTAAATTAATCCCAGCATCAACTGAAGCCATTCTGATATCTCCATTTTCTTCTACCAACAATAAAACCTTTTCAGTCAACTCTTATCCCTCCCGAAGATTTCTTCCTAATTAACTTTAAAAGACTACTGTACTCATATTTTATTACTTTTATCTATATCAGTAAAATAATATCATATTATAAAAAATATAATTAATTACTTATAGCTTGTTGCAGCTTAATGATCTTCCCTAACAAAATTACCTTACCTGATTTTATATTTCATACTTCTAGATTAAAATAGATAACACTATAACGCTTCATCTACTATTTTCATAGCACAGTAAGAACCACACATACTGCAGGCATCTTCATCTTGTATCTCTTGATTATGAGCCGCTCGTGATTCTTTAGCCTTCTTCGAATCAATGGCCAGTTCAATCTGCTGTTCCCAATCCAGTGCTTTACGGGCCTCAGCCATCTGCAAGTCCTGTTTTTTTGCACTAGAATTTCCTTTAGCGATATCAGCAGAGTGAGCAGCAATCTTTGTAGCAATAACTCCTTCTCGTACCTCCTCTATATTAGGTAAGCCGATATGCTCAGCCGGAGTGACATAACATAAAAAATCAGCGCCACAGCTGGCAGCCATAGTTCCGCCGATAGCAGCAGCTATATGATCATAACCAACAGCAATATCTGTCACTAAGGGGCCTAACACATAGAAAGGAGCACCTTTACAGAGTTCCTTCTGTAATTGAATATTAGTCTCTATCTGATCAAAGGGCACATGTCCAGGTCCTTCCACCATCACCTGAACATCAGCCTCGCGGGCTCTATCTACTAACTCTCCTAAAACTAATAATTCATGAATCTGACTGCGGTCAGTGGCATCGGCCAAAGATCCCGGCCGCAGACCATCGCCTAAGCTAAGAGTAACATCATACTCATAGGCTATCTCCAGTAATCGATCATAATATTCATATAAGGGATTTTCAGCATCATTATGCAGCATCCAGCCGGTAATAAAGGAACCGCCCCGGCTTACTATATCAGTTACTCTACCTTCTTCTTTTAGATGACGAATCGTTTCTAAAGTTAAACCACAGTGGACAGTAATAAAATCCACCCCATCTTGAGCCTGCTTTTCAATCACTCCAAATAGATCATCAACAGTCAGATCTACAATTGCTTTATCATCCTGCAGCGTCTCAACTGTAGCCTGATAGATCGGTACAGTTCCCAGCGGCACTTCAGCTTCAGCTAAAATAGCCTGCCGAGTTTCTGTTATCTTATCGCCAGTAGATAGGTCCATTACTGCATCAGCTCCAGCTTCCACAGCAGCTTCTAACTTCTCCAACTCCTTATCCACTTCCGGATAATCTTCCGAAGTTCCAAAATTAGCATTGACCTTAGTAGTTAATCCTTCACCAAAGCCGTTAGGATCTAAATGTTGATGATTCTTATTGGCTGGAATTACAATTTTGCCTGCGGCTATCTGCTCTCTAATAAATTCAGCACTAACTCCTTCTTTGTTAGCTACCTGTTTCATCTCTGCTGTTATCCTGCCTGCTTTTGCTTCAGTCATCTGGGTCATTTTTCTACCTCCTAAAGTTTAGTTATCTCTTCATGATTAATTACTGTTTCATCTGTCAGTTCACTAATACTATCCATAAAAGCAGTCTTATAACTGGCCGGTTTAGATGCTTTTTTACTAGCTATCTCACCTGCTATTCCGTAAGCTGTTACTGCCGTTAGGCTAGCTGCTAAATAATCATCACTTACTCCAGTAAATACTCCTAAAGTACTGCCCAACATACAGCCGGTACCTACTATCTCTCCCAATAATGGATGGCCGTTATTGACTTTATAAACTGTTTCTCCATCAGTTACAATATCTTTAGTGCCCGAAACTACCACTACTGCTTCCTCTGCTGCAGCCAACCCTTGAGCATTGGCTACAAGTTCTTCATAATCACCTACAGACTCTACACCTCTAACTTCGCCCTGTCCTTCAGCCAGAATACTTATTTCGCCCTGATTGCCCTTAATTACTGCTACCTGCAATTCATCCAATATTCGACGAGCCGTTTCGGTCCTAAAAGTAGTAGCTCCAACTCCAACAGGGTCAAGAATCACTGGTATTCCTGACCTATTAGCCTGTTTTCCAGCTTTGATCATACTGCTAACCTGTCTCTGGTTTAAGGTGCCAATATTTAATACTAAAGCCTGAGCTGCCTGCACCATCTCCGCTACTTCCTCTTTAGCATCAGCCATCACCGGCAGTCCGCCCCAGTAAAGAGTTATATTGGCTGCATCATTGACTGTAACATAGTTAGTAATCTGATGTACTAAGGGCTTCTCTTCTCTAATTCTGCTCAATGTCTCCTGCATATTATCACCTCCCTTTCTTTGCTTCTTTAATTATTCCTTTTAACTCCTCAGTCTTCCACTCAATATCCTCAGCTTGAGTCACAGCAGAGATAACAGATATAACGTCAGCGCCAGCAGCAATCACTTCACTGATGTTATCCTGATTCAAACCGCCAATTGCTGCTACCGGAATATCAACCTTAGACTTAATTTCAGCCAATCTATTCAGACCTACTGCTGATCTATCATTTTTTAGATCTTTAGAATCAGTAGCAAATATAGAGCCTACTCCTAAATAATCGGCTCCCCCTGCTTCAGCCTGTAGAGCTTCTTCTACAGTAGAGGCCGAAATTCCGATTATCTTATCCTCAGGCAGTAGCTTCTGTGCTGCTTTGAGAGGTAGGTCATCCTGACCTAAATGCACACCATCAGCCTCAAGAGCCAAAGCTAGATCAACTCTGTTATTGATAATCAAGTCCACTCCCGCTTCAGCCGTCAGTTCTCTAATCTTAAGCCCAAGTTCATAGCGATAGGCTAGATCCTTTCCTTTATCCCTCAACTGAATCAGATCTACTCCACCATTGATTGCAGCTTTAACTACTTCCAGTGTGCATCTACCAGATGATAATTCTTCTTCTGTAACCAAGTATAGATCCCAATCCTCCACAGCTACTCCTCCCCATAATCAATTAAGTGGTTCACTGGATTACTACCGCTGCCTATCTGACAGCCGCTTCTAATTGCCTCCGTAATGAAGTCTTTACTCCGTTTAACTGCTTCAGCTAATCCATAACCCAAAGCTAAATTGCTGGCTATAGCCGCTGATAGAGTACAGCCTGTGCCGTGAGTATCATCGGTATCAATTCTCTCAGCTGTAAACTCAATTACATCATTGCCGTCATATAATAAATCCCGGGCTAGTTCATCCCGGCTGTGGCCTCCTTTAACTAAGACATAATCTGCTCCAAACTGATGCAGTTCTTTTACTAACTGCTTTAAACTGACTTGCTCTGTCTTCTTCCTACCAGTCAATACTTTAGCCTCATCTAAATTAGGAGTAATTACTTTAGCTCGTGGAATTAACTGCTCCTTTAAAGTAGAAATTGCCTCTTGAGCAAGCAGTAGATCTCCACTGGTAGCCACCAATACCGGATCAACTACTAAGTTGCTCAGATGATACTCCTCAATCTTATCTGCTACAGCATTAATAATCTCTCCATTAGCCAACATTCCTGTCTTAACAGCTGCAAAATCAATATCTTCCACTACAGAATCCAACTGCTGAGCTACAAAACTACCGTTTAAAGCTTTAACGCCCTGTACCCCTAGAGTATTCTGCGCAGTAACTGCAGTAATAACAGAAGCACCGTAGACTTTGAATCTAGTCATCGTCTTTAAATCAGCCTGGATTCCGGCTCCCCCTCCCGAATCAGAACCAGCAATTGTTAATACCTGTTTCATCCTCTATCCTCTCCTAACAGATTCTGTACTTCTTTTTAAATAAAATAAAAAAGCACAGATTTCCAGCTAGGAAATCTGTGCTTAATAAACTCAACCCACACACTTCCCTTCGCTGGTATTATCCAGATCAGGTTCAAGGGGTCAAGAGATTATATCTCCTTCTCAGCCCTTACAGAGCTCCCCCAGCAACTACCGAATATTCACTTTTGATTTTTACTTTTTTAATTATATCAAGTTATAGTCCTTTTTGCAATCATTATTAACAGTTTATTAAAACATCTCAAAATACTCTTCTGCTGTTGGAATTTCACCTAATACAGCTGCCATAGCAGCTACATAGGCACTACCGAGATAAGTCTTAGAATCAGCCGGTCCGATGCGAGACTGATAATTACGAGTCGTTGTTGTCAAAGCAGTTGCACCAGATCCGATCCGCCTTTTATTCCCCATACAGAGACCACAACCCGGCATAATCACTGTGGCTCCAGCTTCCGTTAACTTCGCCAAGCTGCCGTCAGCCGCCAGTTCATTATAGATATCCCTCGCCGCCGGCGAAACAACAAAATTAACTCCATGAGGTACTTGATAGCCGTCAACAATTTTAGCTGCTGCTCGAATCCCTTCCAGATCACCGCCGACGCAGCTGCCGATAAAGACTTCATCCAGCTCAGTTTCAGCCACTTCCGAAAGTGGAGCTACATTATCCGGATGATGCGGTTTTGCTACTAATGGTTCCTCCACTTCATCCAGCGGAATCTCAATTGTAGCTGCATATTCTGCATTTTCATCAGCTTCAAGTAAGACCGGATCGGTTAAAAACTCTTCTATAGCTGCAATAGCATTCTTAACCGAAGGAGATTCATCAGCATCAGGTCTGGACTTAAGATACTCTAAATTATCCTCAAGTCTATCCAAAGTAGTCTCATCAGAAGGAATAACTCCCGCCGAAGCACTCCGTTCAGCTACTGCATTAGTTAAAATATAGCGTTCATCAGAATTTAAGAATTCCACACCTTCCATCTCAATAATCCGGCCGTTATAGATTTCCTTGCCAACTGTCTCTTCAGCATAAGTAACTAACGTAGAAACTAAATCCCGCGCTGTAATGCCTTTCTTAGGCTCTCCTTTAAAGATAACCCTAACTGATTCATCCATCGTCAAATCCTGCTTGCCGTACTTCATAGCTCCAGCTACAATATCGGAGGCAGCAGGGAATGAAACACCGCGCGGAGTCCGGGTATGAGAATCGCCGCCGACGATTACATCTGTCGGCAGTACAAACCGGTTACCGATAGTATGGATAATTCCTTCGCCGGGTTCTAAACAGACACCGCCGCGTTCAGTCACGAATTCATCAATAAACTGGTGTCTATCCCTCTCTTCTGTCGATGGACATTCGCCAGTATGACAGAGCGACTGGACTACAAATTCAGCCCCAAAGTCTCCGCCGGCCATCGACTGATACTCATCAAGAGTCATCGGCCCTGTTGTATCCTGAGAATAGACTCCTCTAATCCTCACTGTAGCCGTCTCACCAGGTAGAATAGTCTCCTTACCGTCTAATCTATTCAGACCTACAATCTTCTGGGCCAATGTCTGAGGCGGCTTTTCATCTTCCGGTTGAGCCCCTTTAGGTAATTTACTCTCATCAAAATCGATACCATTCTCTCGACAGTACTCCACAGCCCACTTCTGCAGTTCATTGCCGGCATCAAAGTAAGTCATTCCTCCGGCAGCAATCTTATTTAGCTTAAACTGAATCGGCAGCTTAATATCTAATTCCTGCTCACCATTAATAATTAACTTTCTAGCCTCAATATCTATCTTTAATTCATCACCTTCATTAATTACATCTGTATCACACTCAACCGGCAGCATACCAGAAGCTACCAAAGAATTCTTAAAGATTGGAGCAAAGCTTTTGGCCACTACTACTCCCCCGGCCTTCTTTTCTGGTTCTCCATCCACTGGTTCACCCAGAATCTGTAACATAGTATAGGTAGCCGATTTACGAGAGGATCCTTCTCCTAAAGCTGCTCCGGCAACAAAGATCACATTATCGGCCTGCTCTTTTAAATCTTCCAACCGATCCAAAAAGTCAGCCTCATCCTCTCTGCCTTCCATAATATACTGTGCATGGAGCGGATGGTCAGTCCGGCTATCGGCCCTCTTAGAAGGACTTAAATGACCGGTAGTCAGATTATCGCCTACCTTAATTGAGACTCCCTGATAAGCATTCTCAAGCTGCCAGTCCTCAGCAAACTCTCTTTCAGCCCAGCTTTTGATAATCCTTTGGGCCGCTTTATCTTGGTTAGCCATCTGGGCTAGCTCAGAGAATTCCTCTTCATTAACCAGGACTGTATTCTGTAAGATGTTAGTTATCTCTTCTTTAAATAATCCAGCCTTCAATATATCTATTAATTCATTAGTAGCTGCTCCACCATTCATATCAGCCAAAAGCTCCAGCGCTTCTCTAGAGCTTAAATAATCCGATTCAATCTCATCCTTTACTACTTTAGCCAAGCCCTCAGCTTTAACATAAGATGAAGGAAAGGTTCCTCTTCTCACTTCTTCACTCAACAGCCTTACAATTAACTTATTCATATCTAATCCATCAACTTTTAATCCCTCAATTAATCCTTCAACTTCTTTAGCAGTCAATGGCCTCGGTAGTAAATCATAAGTTTCTTTACGTTCTAAAGCTCTTTCTTTATAACCTTCTAAAATCTGCTTTAATTTATCTTCCATTACTTAACTACTCCCTCCTTATCATGCTATAATTATACAATAAATCTTTCTTATTTACAACTCAGAAGTAGTTTTTTCAATTTCTTCCTCAGCCTGTTGACCCTCTTCTGGATTAGAAATACTGGTTAACCTTTCACCTTCAGGAGTTGTTGAATCATCAATTATTCCTTGTTCATCTTTTTGTACTGCACTATATAACTTATAACCACCAGCTAAATTCTTAACATTTTCAAAGCCATGCTGCATTAAGATTCTAGCTCCAATATACCCTCGTAAACCGACAGCACAGTAAACAACTACTTCTTTACTTTTATCCAATTCCTCTAATCTATCCCGCAGACTATTTAGCGGAATATTGACTGAACCATCAATTTGGCCTAATTTAACTTCTACTTCTTCTCTAACATCTAACAGAATAGCATCATCAGCTAACTCATCAATCTGGTGCCAGTGAATAACATCAACTTTATCATTGAGAATATTTCCCGCAGCAAAGCCAGCCATATTAACCGGATCTTTAGCAGAACCAAACGGCGGTGCATAAGCTAAATCTAAATCCTGTAAATCAAAAACTGTCTTCTCAAATCTAATCGCAGTAGCTAAGACATCAATTCGTTTATCTACTCCCTCATAACCTACAATTTGAGCTCCTAACAACCTACCTTCATCAGGAGTAAATAAAATTTTAAGAGTCATTGGCACTGCTCCAGGATAGTAACCAGCATGATTCTTCTTATTAATATAAGAGACTTCATAATCTATATCCGCTTCTGTAAGCTGCTTCTCATTATTACCAGTTCCAGCAACTGTTAAATCAAAGACTTTAGCTATAGCAGTACCTTGACTTCCTGGAAACTTCTCTTTAGCTCCTGTTAAATTATTGGCTACAATCCGTCCCTGTTTATTAGCTGGACCAGCCAACGGAATATAGGCTGGATTACTAGTTACAGCATCAGTAACTTCAATGGCATCTCCAATAGCATAGATATTAGGATCAGAAGTCTGTAAATAATCATTAACCTTAATCCCACCAGTTTCACCAATTTCTAAACCTGCCTTCTGGGCTAATTCAGTATTAGGGCTGACTCCAGCAGCCATAATAACTAAATCAGTAGTTAATTCTTCTCCATTGGATAAACTAACTTTCTTTTTATCCTCTTGATCAGCCAAACCAGCTACTCCATTATCTAAATATAGCTCAATTCCTTTCATTCGTAAGTGGTTATGTACCTGAGCAGCCATCTCTCTATCAAGCGGACCTAAAACTTGTGGTGCTAACTCTACTATTGAAACATCAAGTCCTCGTTCATGTAAGTTCTCTGCCATTTCTACACCGATATATCCTCCGCCAACTACTACAGCACTATCAGGCTTATGTTGATCAACATAACCTTTAATCTCGTCAGTATCAGGAATATTCCGTAAAGTAAAGATCCTATCACCATCAACCCCTGGCACTGGAGGTTTAATTGGATCAGCTCCTGGAGATAACACTACATAATCGTAATCTTCCCGGTAAGTTTCATCAGACTCTAAATCCTTAACTTCTAATTCCTGATTAGCTCGGTCAATCTTTACTACTTTATTCTTAATTCGGACCTCAACATTAAATCTAGCTTCCATAGCTTCAGGAGTCTGGACTAATAATTTCTCCCGTTCCTCAATTACCTTACCAATATGATACGGCAGCCCACAATTAGCAAAAGAAATATGCGGCCCCTGTTCAAAAATAATTATTTCTGCCTCTTC from the Acetohalobium arabaticum DSM 5501 genome contains:
- the thiD gene encoding bifunctional hydroxymethylpyrimidine kinase/phosphomethylpyrimidine kinase; its protein translation is MKQVLTIAGSDSGGGAGIQADLKTMTRFKVYGASVITAVTAQNTLGVQGVKALNGSFVAQQLDSVVEDIDFAAVKTGMLANGEIINAVADKIEEYHLSNLVVDPVLVATSGDLLLAQEAISTLKEQLIPRAKVITPNLDEAKVLTGRKKTEQVSLKQLVKELHQFGADYVLVKGGHSRDELARDLLYDGNDVIEFTAERIDTDDTHGTGCTLSAAIASNLALGYGLAEAVKRSKDFITEAIRSGCQIGSGSNPVNHLIDYGEE
- a CDS encoding bifunctional aconitate hydratase 2/2-methylisocitrate dehydratase, which translates into the protein MEDKLKQILEGYKERALERKETYDLLPRPLTAKEVEGLIEGLKVDGLDMNKLIVRLLSEEVRRGTFPSSYVKAEGLAKVVKDEIESDYLSSREALELLADMNGGAATNELIDILKAGLFKEEITNILQNTVLVNEEEFSELAQMANQDKAAQRIIKSWAEREFAEDWQLENAYQGVSIKVGDNLTTGHLSPSKRADSRTDHPLHAQYIMEGREDEADFLDRLEDLKEQADNVIFVAGAALGEGSSRKSATYTMLQILGEPVDGEPEKKAGGVVVAKSFAPIFKNSLVASGMLPVECDTDVINEGDELKIDIEARKLIINGEQELDIKLPIQFKLNKIAAGGMTYFDAGNELQKWAVEYCRENGIDFDESKLPKGAQPEDEKPPQTLAQKIVGLNRLDGKETILPGETATVRIRGVYSQDTTGPMTLDEYQSMAGGDFGAEFVVQSLCHTGECPSTEERDRHQFIDEFVTERGGVCLEPGEGIIHTIGNRFVLPTDVIVGGDSHTRTPRGVSFPAASDIVAGAMKYGKQDLTMDESVRVIFKGEPKKGITARDLVSTLVTYAEETVGKEIYNGRIIEMEGVEFLNSDERYILTNAVAERSASAGVIPSDETTLDRLEDNLEYLKSRPDADESPSVKNAIAAIEEFLTDPVLLEADENAEYAATIEIPLDEVEEPLVAKPHHPDNVAPLSEVAETELDEVFIGSCVGGDLEGIRAAAKIVDGYQVPHGVNFVVSPAARDIYNELAADGSLAKLTEAGATVIMPGCGLCMGNKRRIGSGATALTTTTRNYQSRIGPADSKTYLGSAYVAAMAAVLGEIPTAEEYFEMF
- a CDS encoding CoA-disulfide reductase; amino-acid sequence: MGNKVLIVGGVAGGASTAARLRRMDEEAEIIIFEQGPHISFANCGLPYHIGKVIEEREKLLVQTPEAMEARFNVEVRIKNKVVKIDRANQELEVKDLESDETYREDYDYVVLSPGADPIKPPVPGVDGDRIFTLRNIPDTDEIKGYVDQHKPDSAVVVGGGYIGVEMAENLHERGLDVSIVELAPQVLGPLDREMAAQVHNHLRMKGIELYLDNGVAGLADQEDKKKVSLSNGEELTTDLVIMAAGVSPNTELAQKAGLEIGETGGIKVNDYLQTSDPNIYAIGDAIEVTDAVTSNPAYIPLAGPANKQGRIVANNLTGAKEKFPGSQGTAIAKVFDLTVAGTGNNEKQLTEADIDYEVSYINKKNHAGYYPGAVPMTLKILFTPDEGRLLGAQIVGYEGVDKRIDVLATAIRFEKTVFDLQDLDLAYAPPFGSAKDPVNMAGFAAGNILNDKVDVIHWHQIDELADDAILLDVREEVEVKLGQIDGSVNIPLNSLRDRLEELDKSKEVVVYCAVGLRGYIGARILMQHGFENVKNLAGGYKLYSAVQKDEQGIIDDSTTPEGERLTSISNPEEGQQAEEEIEKTTSEL